A window of Oncorhynchus masou masou isolate Uvic2021 chromosome 16, UVic_Omas_1.1, whole genome shotgun sequence genomic DNA:
tagggctctgatctaaagtagtgcactatatagggaatagggtgctatagggctctgatctaaagtagtgcactatatagggaatagggtgctatagggctcttatctaaagtagtgcactatatagggaatagggtgctatagggctctgatctaaagtagtgcactatatagggaatggggttccatttgggacacaaaccagtgtcttcagaaagtgttcacaccccttgactttttccacattttgttgttgttacagcctgaatttaaaatgtataaaaaaatattttttacacacaatgaccccataatgtcaacgtggaatcatgtttttaaacattttacagattaataaaaaaaaatgaaaatctgaaatgtcttgagtcaataagtattcgaCCAGAAGTAAGGTGTAAAAATGTACTTAACAAGTTACATAATAAATTGTGTGGACTCACACtggtgttcaataatagtgtttgACTTGAGTTTTACATCTCTCTAccgcacatacaattatctgtcttTCAGTCAagcagtcaagcagtgaatttcaagcagagATTTCatgacaaagaccagggaggttttccaattcctCGCAAGGTAGAGCACCTATTGGTTGATGggtaaaaaaacaactaaaaaaGACTGACATTGAATAATCCCTTTGAGCGTCGTGAAGTATTTAATTAAccgttggatggtgtatcaatacaccccaGTCAAATATGAAGGATTCCTTTTTAACTCAGTTGACAAagagggatttcaccatgaagccaacggTGATTTTAATAAACCAGTTGCAGAtttaaatggctgtgataggagaaaactgaggatggatcaacaaacattgtatttactccacaatactaacctaaatgacagagtgaaaaggatgAAGCCTGTAAATAATACACATTATCCAAAACATGCTttatgtttgcaacaaggcactaaagtgatACTGCAAAATATGTGGTAAAGAATTACaggttttgtcctgaatacaaagattTCTGTTTGGGGCGAATCCaacataacacatcactgagtaccactcttcatatgttcaagcatggtggtggctgcatcatgttatgggtatgcttgtcatcagtaGGGACTCAggagttttttttaggataaaataGAAAAGGAATAGAGCTTAGCACTCACAAAGTCCCAGAataaaacctggttcagtctggtaTCCACCAGACAAATCcatgtttcagcaggacaattatcTAAAAACTCAAGCTCAAATATACATTAAAAAGAAATTGATTGTTCCCGAGTGTTACGGTTTTGATTTAAGTCGGCTGGAAAATCTCTGACAAGACTTCAAAATGGCTGtctagaaatgatcaacaaccaacttgacagaacttgaagaatttaaaaaagaataatgggTAAATATTGTAGAATCCaagcaaagctcttagagacttattcAGAAACactgacagctgtaatcactgacaaAAGTGATtacaacatgtattgactcaggcgATTTAATAATTGTCTAATCCAAATatatttgtgtttttattttcaaatattaaaaaatacatgtaataaGAAAAAAGATTCCATTTTGACATTACATTATATTTTTGTTGTCAATTGTTGACAACAAAAGAACATTACAGtttaaatctattttaattccactttgtaacacaacaaaatgtctaAAAAGTATAATTGATGTGAATACTTTCGGCAGGCAACTGTATACAATCTGTCCCAGCGAAGCTATGTGTGGGTCATCCCGCCTGTGGATCGCTACAATAACATGACACTAATAGATGGATGTGGGGGCTTGTTATTACACcatgctcttctcttctctcctctcctctcctcttctctttcccctcctctcctctcctcttctctttccactcctctcctctcctcttctctttccactcctctcctctcctctcctgtaatAATCTCCGAGTTTGCAGCTGTTGAACAATGTAGCTGCGTAGTGACAaggagctggtgtgtgtgtgtgtgtgtgtgtgtgtgtgtgtgtgtgtgtgtgtgtgtgtgtgtgtgtgtgtgttgcatagtGACACCGGGCTGTCCCAGACCGGGTTTATCCTCCCTGCCTAACGCGCCAGGGTGAGCTGCTAGCTGCATAAATATCTGTCTTTCGTGTGTAAACAGTACTGTCATTAACCCGCGTGAATTAAACAAGGCGTCTGCAACCTGATTAAGCGCCGCGCGCACATTTTAGGTTGACCTTCCAACCGACATACCTATTCTCTTGCGACGCTTTTCCCGATATTTATTCACGTCAAAAGGAAGAAAACCACCATGGAATAATTGTATAAATGAAACACGGGCAGGCCCTAACCAAGGCGCaaaccatatatttatatatatttttttaacgaGATAGTCTAGTAGGCTTTATCCATTGTTTACTTTAGGAGATAAAGGAAAACAAATAAACCTGGACCTGTAGAcacttacattttttttctcccccGGTGCTCGTTTCTAGAGTTTTGTGCTTTTGAGGATTGGTAATAACCAGGGGTTATTGGGTTAGCAGGAAAATAGCCTTATAGCCTACAGAAACAAAAAAACAGTGCGCTGTATAATTTAAATTCATCTTAGTCCAACTTCAACACAATGCACATTGGGGAAGAAAATGATGCGATGAATACATTTTATTCATATAAAATCTGGCTATTCAGATAGGATATTGAGACATGTTTCATGTGCACTTCCAACGCGGCGACTGACAACATCACCTGTAAAAACAAATACTCGTGTGACAAAGTTTTTTTTAAGCATTTTTAAGATTATAAAAACGTATACAAAACACAATATGTCCTCGAACCAGCAAAGGCAACATGTGAACACTTTAAATATAAAATCAGCTTCTCTGTATCGGAACGCGTGAGAGAGCGTGCGCTCTCCCGGTATTCCGACTCATTATTTGGTTTAGGAGAGATGACGTGCATTTCTGTCCATCTGaaaaattttaaaaaaatgtatcatgtCCATCCCTTGACGGTTAATGTTCATGTCATGTCCATCCGTTACATCACGAGGCGGTTGTTCCACACAACCGGGTGGTGTTGAGCATCTCTTTCAAATCATTCTCCGGTTTCCCGGCGACCATGAAGGGCCACgtctggagaaagagaggaaatcacaaatCAACTCACCGCGTATTACAACAACAATGTTATAacaatatccccccccccccagacaaaAAAAtgccaaatgtatttatttaacaacAAAATAACGTTTTTTCAAACCTCATCCTAGACTGGGTCAAGAAATGAACTTCACACAAAACATcaggtttattttttatccttgaCATCTTTCAAGTTAAACCTAACTTGTAAAACATCATAATAATAGGCGTTattgtataaataaataaatatattatatatatatatatatatataatatatatgtttTCCTCTATCTACTGAACCTATGACATGGATATACTAACACGGAACAATCATTAAAAAACAGAAGCCGTGTTGGGGAAATTATGAATTGGGGTAATAGTATTGATCGGTTATTGTGTGAATAGACATAGTCCATACAAAGGGGCTATTGGGTGAACAATAAACATCCGTTATCCGTTATAGGACCATCCAAACAGAGTGATGGCCATACAGAATGAATTCTTCTTCACAATCTCAGCTGATCTGCTTGATTCACGACGAGAATTTCGGATCACGTTTAATTGTATCAAGCTCGACTTTCTGTCTCACTTGAGACTCTTTATGTTATGTCAATGCGCAGGGAGTTTCTCCTGGCCACTGTGTGTTCGTTAAATTAGCTTCTGCTCTGattgctctttggggtttaggTTGAATCTCTATAGCGCTTTGCGAAAATTGCTGATATAAACAAGGGTTAGGACTAGATTTAATTAAAACAACGGGGGTATAAAATAAATGAGATTGATTTTAATTTGAGGTGTGTCTCACCAGGTTCACCGGGTGGATAAATCCGTTCTCGTATTTGTCGTTGGCGAGGATCTGCCGTAGATGTGCAATGTAGCTCGAGGCGAGGCGAAGTGTGTCCAGTTTGGAGAGCTTGGTGTCCGGCGGGACCCACGGTAAAGTCGTCTTCAAACGGGAAAACGCTTTGGATAGCACGCGCATCCTTGCCCTCTCCCGTGCGTTGGCCGCGTTCCTCTGCGGCTGCTTGCCGCCCCCATCGTGCGCCACGCCGTTCAGCGCGGTTTTCCTACCGGACCCTGTTTTCCGTTTCTTTCCCCGGGCTGTTTTGTCGTTGGCCGAGCCGCCTTCGCAGTTCGAACTCTCCTCGGTGCTCTCGTTCGATGTACCGGAGTCTTTACCGGAAGAGCCGAACTTCAGGATCCCGTCCAGGAGCTCATCGTCAACGTCGCTAAGCGACCCGGTGGACATGGTCGGTTTTTGTCGGTTGGGGAGCGCGTCCTCAGCAGAACATGTGTGACACCGGACGGACCGTCGAGGACGGATTAGAGACTGAGGTGAGCGAGCTCCCCGGTGTGTCTTCCTACTCCTCGAGACCCAGGCTGTTCATGAACCGGAATTACGGACCGGTGGATATGGAGTTAACTGTAAGCATGCGCCCTTACGAAACTGACCATTTATCTCTGTGACCGGGGGGCGTAACCGCGAGGCGAGTCACCGCGGAAGGGAGGACCGGCCCCATGAGTGATGGATGAACAATTCTACACAGTTCAAAACACAAAATTTTACAAGTGGATGCTATAGTCCGAGTGTATCAGCTGAACACGTAATAATAGGTTATTTTTGGACAGTTATTAGAAACAGCCGACGGCAAGAAACAAATATGTCTTTTTTTCTATCCGTGTAAAAACACAGGACAAAGACCTGTGCAGCAGATACACGAGACGGCTTCAACACGTGTTCTTTATAGTTCAATACTCATATCTTACCGATGACTTGCTATTTCATCATTAAGAGATAGAAACTTCCCAGAATGATATCACTGAACGTCATCCATTGGGATGTTTAATACATTATATTTCGCTGATAGCCCAACCGTGGGccctacattattattattttttaactatGAAATAATGAACTAATGAGTAAAATATAGGATACTTTTAGGCTATAGTCTCTACGTGAATGCTATTCATTCAACAAAAcacagtatatattttttgtaacctaatacattttttaaatgtttcggCTGTTTATAAAATAAATATCCACTGCAAAATGGATATATTGTGGACCATAAATTAATCAAGAAattgtgagagaaaaaaaatattcgATGCATGTTACATCACCAAAGGCCTATATCGTTAATTATTGTCTTATCCGCTTACTTTAAAATAGGAAAATAGGCCATTTCGATAACCCTGAATTGAAATTAAAAGTTTGCTAACGTTGaatgtattactattattattattagactaTACAAGTAGCCTATTGCTACATTTAAGCTCACATGCCTGCATTATGGACAACGATGCACGGTTTCTAAAAGTCCCTTGTATAGCCCTACAGCAGGTGTTTTCTGCTTACTGATCATATATGTGGTCTACATTACATTCCACAACAGCGTTACATGTACTCTAATAGATTGATAAATAGATAATAATGTCAGATTATGGATGCGTCCGAGCCCTGGTTCAAAGTAGTGCCGTGAATCGGGCGGCATTTCATCCACCGATTTTAGGGAGAACCTCGCGACTTTTCAGCACCACTGACTGGGATAGATGAACAAGGACAGGGAGGTctcctgggggagggggggtgggagcggggtggggggggggtctcagatGGCGCGCGCTGGCGCCTTCTGTCCCTTGGATGTAATAGATACCGGGGGATCCCCGGAACCCACGAATCCCTGTTCGGCCTCAGACATCATTCCACACCGATTCCCCCCAAAAAATCCTCTACCGGTGGAGACAAAACAACAGGCATTATGGGCCGCCGGATAAGTGGGGGACTAAGAGCATGTGGAGTCGAACTTAAACCAGACTAATGATGGGTAGAACTCAACGTGCAGGAAGGCTGCGACCTCGGGCATCATTCACTGTCCCATTCTTCGTGAActgaagtctctcatcctctcaacATCTATATTTATTAATACTGTtgcaaattattttttattttttttgcttttgTTGATTTTGTTCAAGGATTTTGttgaaattgtgtgtgtgtgtgtgtgtgtttgcgtggaTCCGTGTGTGTTACAGCAGAGGTGTGTGTATGAGGAAAAGTGGTGTGTCTCTAGGGatttgacctctaacccctgtgttccgctgtgacctctgacctctaaccccggTCTTCCACTGTGCAACCAAACAGCTCCACCATGTAACCTCTGAGATATGTAAACACATAACAACCCGCTAAACTATAaaaacacacactatagacaatGATTGCcatcccaaataacaccctaACCTCtgtacacagtgcactacttttgaccagggcccataggacactAAGTAGGGaatgtggtgccatttgggatgtagttaTTCAGTTgaagatgatgatggagagaaggGGATAAATAACAGTTGGTAGAATAGAGGAGCAGGGAAGGATACACGAagcaggagagaagaagagaaaagaaaagagggagttgagagagaagaagaagagaaaagagggagttgagagagagagagaagaagaagagaaaagagggagttgagagagagagagaaaaagagaaaagaaaagagggagttgagagagagagaagaagaagagaaaagagggagttgagagagagagaaaaagagaaaagaaaagagggagttgagagagagaagaagagaaaagagggagttgagagagagaagaagagaaaagaaaagagggagttgagagagagaagaagagaaaagagggagttgagagagagaagaagagaaaagagggagttgagagagagaagaagagaaaagagggagttgagagagagaagaagagaaaagagggagttgagagagagaagaagagaaaagagggagttgagagagagaagaagagaaaagagggagttgagagagagaagaagagaaagagggagttgagagagagagagaagaagagaaaagagggagttgagagagagaaagaagaagagtaGAGAAAAaagggagttgagagagagagagaagaagagaaaagaaaagagggagttgagagagagagaagacgctgtgaaagagaggagagagaggatcaggAAGGCCAAAGAGAAGAGAgcggtgagtgagagagagagggggagagagatagaaagagaaagggggggtacctagtcagttgcacagctgaatgcattcaactgaaatgtgtctttctgcatttaatccaacccctctgaatcagagacgtCATAACCCTGAATcaggggctgccataatcgacatccacgtcttcggcacccggagaacagtgggttagatagatagatagatagatagatagatagatcgagacagagccgagagagagagagagagagagagagagaaaagagagagagagagagagagagagggatggtaacagggggagagagagagagagagagagagagggatggtaacagggggagagagagaaagagagagagagagagggatggtaacagggggaaagagagagagagagagggatggtaacagggggagagagagagagagagagagagagagggatggtaacagggggagagagagaaagagagagagagagagggatggtaacagggggagagagagagagagagagagagagagggatggtaacagggggagagagagagagagagatagagagagggatggtaacagggggagagagagagagagagatagagagagggatggtaacagggggagagagagagagagagagagagatagagagagggatggtaagagggggagagagagagagagggtaagagggggagagagaggggtaaagatggagggagtgggaatgagggagagagtcATAGAGCGAGGAAGGAATGTCTGGTGGGTGGGCTGAACATCTCTGTGATGAATAATAGAGTTAGATAGATTGATGATCACCTCTGAGTTTAGATACATCCACCGGGACAGACGGAAATAGCagtcatgtagtgtgtgtgtgtggcgagaGGTGGATTGTAATTAATTTCCTTGTATCTAATGTGCACTCACTGTATTGAGTAATGTGTTATTATAGTTGTATCATTATACATTTTGTTAGGGGATCAGCTTTAATACTGCAGATAgtttgtagcttccatcaatatAATTGTCTGCATCCTTTTCAATCCTTCAAAGATTTTTGtaaatacacagtaccagtcaaaagtttggacacatctactcattcaaggggttttcttccttttttactattttctacattgtagaataatagtgaagacatcaaaactatgaaataacacacatggaatcatgtagtaaccaaaaaaaaatgttaaacaaatcaaaatgtattttacattgcagatccttcaaagtagccaccctttgccttgatgacagctttgcacactcttggaattctctcaaccagcttcatgtataaaacattctattctatatttcaaatatataatatactttgatttgttcaacacttttttggttacttcatgattccatatgtgttatttcatagttttgaggtcttcactattattctacacacaCCACTCAGAGTGCTTCTTGCAGCTATCAAATAGataaacccagaggacaaataaataaacccagaggacaaataaataaataaaccttctagagagtgtgtgtgtgtgtgcgtgtgtgtgtggtgtgtgtgtgtgtgtgtgtgtgtgtgtacatgcgtgcgtgtgtgtgtgtgtgtgtgtgtgtgtgtgtgtacatgcgtgcgcgtgtgtgtgtgtgtacgtgtgtgtgtgtgtgtgtgtgtgtgtgtgtgtgtgtgtgtgtgtgtgtgtgtgtgtgagtgtgtgtgtgtgtgtgtgtgtgtgtgtgtgtgtgtgtgtgtgtgtgtgtgtgtgtgagtgagtgtgtgtgtgtgtgtgtgtgtgtgtgtgtgtacagtcagGTCACACCAGATCCTTTGCAGTATTCGACGTTCGTCCATGTCCCTCAGGATGTCAATATTCGTATTTGTAattcttgtttatttattattattattattatttagctGCTGACTCTTCCTTAAATTAAGGCAGTTTTACCATTATAAAAACATTACTatactataataatatataataatatacattcataacagatttcacaacacactaagtgtgagTCCTCAGGCCCCTACCAGCTACTAGGGGCAACGATGAGCATTTCCTTCTAGAAGGTTTGGGTTTTGCTAGGTTGATTGCGGATGGccgtaagcatctgcctctgattctgAACATTGCATGTTTGAATCCAGCGATAGAAAATTGTTTTTGATCTGTTTGTTTTAAGCccaaacattaaccctaacctcaaccattCTGAGGTATGagcttaaccttaaacactttcaaaatttgacgtttggaacaagtttttttaaatttgacgtttgagaaacacGTCTAATTTTAACGCGAGGCTGTGTAACCGTTTGGAATAATTAGAAACTGGATGTTTATGGACAAACACTGAAAACTGCAGTCAGACAGGCCCTGATATCTTGTtggtgtttctgtatgtgtgtgtgtgagtgtatgtatactgtgtgtaagtgtatatatactgtgtgtgtgtgtgtata
This region includes:
- the tcf21 gene encoding transcription factor 21, producing the protein MSTGSLSDVDDELLDGILKFGSSGKDSGTSNESTEESSNCEGGSANDKTARGKKRKTGSGRKTALNGVAHDGGGKQPQRNAANARERARMRVLSKAFSRLKTTLPWVPPDTKLSKLDTLRLASSYIAHLRQILANDKYENGFIHPVNLTWPFMVAGKPENDLKEMLNTTRLCGTTAS